One Coccinella septempunctata chromosome X, icCocSept1.1, whole genome shotgun sequence genomic window carries:
- the LOC123321535 gene encoding uncharacterized protein LOC123321535 isoform X2 yields MDGENDKLICQICKKKYSSVSAKYRHLRDVHNEQPIAKQTVHIKCPICPQEEKVALESHDMLINHLQQIHSLSIKTSLFTFKNEEEFETWRALDNRNVDYVKRRDRKISDGQVVYYECNRSNFSGYTSQCSKRSMKTGGSIKISGFCPSRIRVKICNTGVDVKFVETHVGHDDLLRSKHLTKDQQEMIASKLAAGVTKERILEDARTITGNKLERINVLKRADLAYIIRKFNIEKRRHDDDMVATTLKVKEWNSQGKNYVFLFKQIGETYPGLKAEDFALGFMNDDMERKLKQFKRIICIDGTHGTNSRHYDLTIVLVKDENKIGFPVAFLLSNRLDQTIQNIFFDALKSKIGEPVDAEYIMTDDDIKYYNAWCQAMVTERKPRRLLCTWHVIKNWNIQGRNKLKNVDNKKEMKNRMRKILKETDVSTFHKMKDEYFKHLEEGQENEFLKYLKNYYFQSEERIMMWAHCHRVNVGINTNMAIESLNKVLKYNKMRGNQNLRVEKLLDTLEELVNEKMWKNIIDTERPSANQYQARVNREAHSKAENGLTDKVVCLETGEFRVPSESVSNKFYIVSYNELCDKDCTSLYCIKCKICIHRFRCQCAEFTIKTAMCKHIHAVALVAERSDSVLGVRTVNDDDEDNNLYICQPSTSRAAYEMDVQSVVGGSSQITNDPIDSTTKDIVLEQARMQLGLLDVGTLRNIAKIIRDAYNLQCNNASTSRKRKIEKQLYFPSKK; encoded by the exons ATGGATGGGGAAAA CGATAAACTGATTTGTCAAATCTGTAAAAAGAAATACTCTAGTGTTTCGGCGAAATATCGCCATTTGCGAGATGTTCATAATGAACAACCTATTGCAAAACAGACAGTGCATATAAAATGCCCCATTTGCCCTCAAGAAGAAAAAGTAGCTCTTGAGTCTCATGATATGCTGATTAATCACTTACAGCAGATTCATTCTCTAAGTATCAAGACATCACTTTTTACTTTTaagaatgaagaagaatttgAGACTTGGAGAGCACTTGATAACAGAAATGTGGATTACGTAAAACGAAGAGATCGTAAAATCAGCGATGGACAGGTGGTATATTATGAATGCAATCGTAGTAATTTTTCAG GATATACTAGCCAATGTAGCAAACGCAGCATGAAAACTGGGGGAAGTATCAAAATCTCTGGTTTCTGCCCTTCTAGAATTCGTGTGAAGATATGTAATACAg GGGTGGATGTTAAATTTGTTGAAACACATGTTGGTCATGACGATCTACTGCGATCTAAACATTTGACAAAGGACCAGCAGGAAATGATTGCTAGTAAATTGGCAGCTGGAGTCACAAAAGAAAGAATTTTGGAAGATGCAAGAACTATAACCGGCAATAAGCTAGAAAGAATTAATGTGCTTAAAAGGGCAGATCTTGCTTATATTATAAGAAAATTCAACATAGAGAAGAGGAGACATGATGATGACATGGTTGCCACCACTTTAAAAGTGAAAGAGTGGAACAGTCaaggaaaaaattatgtttttttgttCAAGCAAATTG GAGAAACCTACCCAGGATTGAAGGCAGAAGACTTTGCTCTAGGATTCATGAACGATGATATGGAGAGAAAGCTCAAACAATTCAAAAGGATAATATGCATCGATGGAACCCATGGCACGAACTCAAGACATTATGATCTGACTATAGTTTTAGTCAAAGATGAGAATAAAATCGGTTTCCCGGTGGCTTTCTTATTATCGAATAGACTGGATCAAAccatccaaaatattttttttgatgcTTTGAAATCTAAGATTGGAGAGCCAGTGGACGCAGAATATATTATGACCGATGatgatataaaatattataatgcatggTGTCAG GCAATGGTAACTGAAAGAAAGCCAAGAAGGCTCCTCTGTACTTGGCATGTTATTAAGAATTGGAATATACAGGGGAGAAACAAGTTGAAGAATGTGGACAACAAAAAAGAGATGAAAAATAGAATGCGAAAAATTTTGAAGGAGACTGATGTATCAACATTCCACAAGATGAAAGACGAATATTTCAAGCATTTGGAAGAAGGAcaggaaaatgaatttttgaaatatttaaagaA ttattatttcCAAAGTGAAGAAAGAATCATGATGTGGGCTCACTGCCACAGAGTAAATGTTGGGATTAATACCAACATGGCTATAGAAAGCCTGAATAAAGTATTGAAGTACAATAAAATGAGGGGAAATCAGAATTTACG GGTAGAGAAATTACTGGACACTTTGGAGGAATTGGTAAATGAAAAGATGTGGAAAAACATTATTGACACGGAAAGACCTTCTGCCAATCAATACCAGGCCAGAGTTAACCGAGAAGCTCATTCGAAAGCAGAAAATGGACTGACCGATAAAGTAGTATGCTTAGAAACTGGTGAGTTTAGAGTACCATCGGAATCCGTGAGTAATAAATTTTATATTGTGTCATATAATGAGTTGTGTGATAAGGATTGCACATCTCTATATTGCATTAAGTGCAAAATATGCATCCATAGGTTTAGATGTCAATGTGCAGAGTTTACTATAAAAACTGCCATGTGTAAACATATACATGCAGTTGCTCTGGTCGCAGAGAGAAGCGATTCTGTTTTAGGTGTGAGAACtgtaaatgatgatgatgaggaCAACAACTTATATATATGTCAACCATCAACAAGTAGGGCTGCTTATGAAATGGATGTCCAGAGTGTCGTAGGTGGATCCAGTCAAATTACAAATGATCCAATAGATTCTACTACAAAAGAT ATTGTATTAGAACAAGCTAGAATGCAGCTTGGTTTATTGGATGTGGGTACCCTTCGTAACATTGCAAAAATTATTAGAGACGCTTATAACTTGCAATGCAATAATGCTTCTACCAgcagaaaaagaaaaatagagaaaCAGTTGTATTTCCCAAGTAAGAAGTAG
- the LOC123321535 gene encoding uncharacterized protein LOC123321535 isoform X4, translating to MDGENDKLICQICKKKYSSVSAKYRHLRDVHNEQPIAKQTVHIKCPICPQEEKVALESHDMLINHLQQIHSLSIKTSLFTFKNEEEFETWRALDNRNVDYVKRRDRKISDGQVVYYECNRSNFSGYTSQCSKRSMKTGGSIKISGFCPSRIRVKICNTGVDVKFVETHVGHDDLLRSKHLTKDQQEMIASKLAAGVTKERILEDARTITGNKLERINVLKRADLAYIIRKFNIEKRRHDDDMVATTLKVKEWNSQGKNYVFLFKQIGETYPGLKAEDFALGFMNDDMERKLKQFKRIICIDGTHGTNSRHYDLTIVLVKDENKIGFPVAFLLSNRLDQTIQNIFFDALKSKIGEPVDAEYIMTDDDIKYYNAWCQAMVTERKPRRLLCTWHVIKNWNIQGRNKLKNVDNKKEMKNRMRKILKETDVSTFHKMKDEYFKHLEEGQENEFLKYLKNYYFQSEERIMMWAHCHRVNVGINTNMAIESLNKVLKYNKMRGNQNLRVEKLLDTLEELVNEKMWKNIIDTERPSANQYQARVNREAHSKAENGLTDKVVCLETGEFRVPSESVSNKFYIVSYNELCDKDCTSLYCIKCKICIHRFRCQCAEFTIKTAMCKHIHAVALVAERSDSVLGVRTVNDDDEDNNLYICQPSTSRAAYEMDVQSVVGGSSQITNDPIDSTTKDINMKKTLCLFSFF from the exons ATGGATGGGGAAAA CGATAAACTGATTTGTCAAATCTGTAAAAAGAAATACTCTAGTGTTTCGGCGAAATATCGCCATTTGCGAGATGTTCATAATGAACAACCTATTGCAAAACAGACAGTGCATATAAAATGCCCCATTTGCCCTCAAGAAGAAAAAGTAGCTCTTGAGTCTCATGATATGCTGATTAATCACTTACAGCAGATTCATTCTCTAAGTATCAAGACATCACTTTTTACTTTTaagaatgaagaagaatttgAGACTTGGAGAGCACTTGATAACAGAAATGTGGATTACGTAAAACGAAGAGATCGTAAAATCAGCGATGGACAGGTGGTATATTATGAATGCAATCGTAGTAATTTTTCAG GATATACTAGCCAATGTAGCAAACGCAGCATGAAAACTGGGGGAAGTATCAAAATCTCTGGTTTCTGCCCTTCTAGAATTCGTGTGAAGATATGTAATACAg GGGTGGATGTTAAATTTGTTGAAACACATGTTGGTCATGACGATCTACTGCGATCTAAACATTTGACAAAGGACCAGCAGGAAATGATTGCTAGTAAATTGGCAGCTGGAGTCACAAAAGAAAGAATTTTGGAAGATGCAAGAACTATAACCGGCAATAAGCTAGAAAGAATTAATGTGCTTAAAAGGGCAGATCTTGCTTATATTATAAGAAAATTCAACATAGAGAAGAGGAGACATGATGATGACATGGTTGCCACCACTTTAAAAGTGAAAGAGTGGAACAGTCaaggaaaaaattatgtttttttgttCAAGCAAATTG GAGAAACCTACCCAGGATTGAAGGCAGAAGACTTTGCTCTAGGATTCATGAACGATGATATGGAGAGAAAGCTCAAACAATTCAAAAGGATAATATGCATCGATGGAACCCATGGCACGAACTCAAGACATTATGATCTGACTATAGTTTTAGTCAAAGATGAGAATAAAATCGGTTTCCCGGTGGCTTTCTTATTATCGAATAGACTGGATCAAAccatccaaaatattttttttgatgcTTTGAAATCTAAGATTGGAGAGCCAGTGGACGCAGAATATATTATGACCGATGatgatataaaatattataatgcatggTGTCAG GCAATGGTAACTGAAAGAAAGCCAAGAAGGCTCCTCTGTACTTGGCATGTTATTAAGAATTGGAATATACAGGGGAGAAACAAGTTGAAGAATGTGGACAACAAAAAAGAGATGAAAAATAGAATGCGAAAAATTTTGAAGGAGACTGATGTATCAACATTCCACAAGATGAAAGACGAATATTTCAAGCATTTGGAAGAAGGAcaggaaaatgaatttttgaaatatttaaagaA ttattatttcCAAAGTGAAGAAAGAATCATGATGTGGGCTCACTGCCACAGAGTAAATGTTGGGATTAATACCAACATGGCTATAGAAAGCCTGAATAAAGTATTGAAGTACAATAAAATGAGGGGAAATCAGAATTTACG GGTAGAGAAATTACTGGACACTTTGGAGGAATTGGTAAATGAAAAGATGTGGAAAAACATTATTGACACGGAAAGACCTTCTGCCAATCAATACCAGGCCAGAGTTAACCGAGAAGCTCATTCGAAAGCAGAAAATGGACTGACCGATAAAGTAGTATGCTTAGAAACTGGTGAGTTTAGAGTACCATCGGAATCCGTGAGTAATAAATTTTATATTGTGTCATATAATGAGTTGTGTGATAAGGATTGCACATCTCTATATTGCATTAAGTGCAAAATATGCATCCATAGGTTTAGATGTCAATGTGCAGAGTTTACTATAAAAACTGCCATGTGTAAACATATACATGCAGTTGCTCTGGTCGCAGAGAGAAGCGATTCTGTTTTAGGTGTGAGAACtgtaaatgatgatgatgaggaCAACAACTTATATATATGTCAACCATCAACAAGTAGGGCTGCTTATGAAATGGATGTCCAGAGTGTCGTAGGTGGATCCAGTCAAATTACAAATGATCCAATAGATTCTACTACAAAAGAT ATCAATATGAAGAAGACTCTTTGCCTTTTCAGTTTCTTTTGA